The Pseudomonas sp. MM223 genome segment GTGAAGCTGTTACGGTCTTGCAGCATCTGGATACCGCGGGCGCGGTTGACCCGCACGATGCTGTGGTCGTATTCGGGCATCTGCCCGATCAGCAGCGGCAACAGCTGGTCGACTACCCCCTGGCCTTTTTCCGGGCCTTCGAAAATGGTGAACGGCGGCAGGTCTCGCACCAGCCACAAGATGCGCTCCTTGGCACTGGCAGGCTGTAGCAGCAATGCGGGCAGCAGCCCGCACAGCACGATCAGGTGGCGTAACCAGCGGGCAGCGCACATGGGCGAGGGCGGCGGCAGACGTCAGACCGCGCCGGCTTCGCGCAGGCCGGCAATGGCTGCCGCGTCGTAGCCCAGGCGGGTGAGCAGTATGTCGGTGTGTTCACCCAGCGCCGGGCCCACCCATTCGGTAGAGCCAGGCGTGTCCGAAAGCTTCGGCACGATGCCCGGCATGCGGAAGGGCTTGCCGTCCGGCAGCTTGGCCTGAAGGAACATTTCCCGTGCCAGGTACTGCGGGTCATTGAACATGTCCTCGGCCGAATAGATACGGCTGGCCGGTACTTCGGCCGTGGTCAGTACCTGCATCAGTTGTTCCAGGGGCAGGCTGTTGGCCCAGCGGTCGATCACCCCGTACAACTCGTCTCGGCGCAGGTCGCGGCCATCGTTGCTGGCCAGGGTCGGGTCGTCTGCCAAGTCGGCACGGCCAATGGCCTGCATGAAGCGCTTGAAGATCGCATCGCCGTTGGCGCCGATCTGCACGTGCTTGCCATCGGCGCTGGTGTGGATGGAGGAGGGCGTGATACCCGGCATGATGTTGCCGGTGCGCTCGCGGATAAAGCCGAACACATCGAACTCCGGCACCATGCTTTCCATCATGGCGAAGATCGCTTCATACAGTGCCACGTCCACCACCTGGCCCTGGCCGCCATTGACTTCACGATGGCGCAGCGCCATCAGCGCACCGATCACCCCCCACAGGGCGGCAATCGAGTCACCGATGGAAATGCCGGTGCGCACGGGCGGGCGGTCCT includes the following:
- the smtB gene encoding Succinyl-CoA--L-malate CoA-transferase beta subunit (*Name smtB), coding for MSTPSKPLAGLKVVELGTLIAGPFASRICAEFGAEVIKVESPDGGDPLRKWRKLYEGTSLWWFVQARNKQSLTLNLKHPEGREILKRLLADADILIENFRPGVLEKLGLGWDVLHALNPRLVMVRLSGFGQTGPMKDQPGFGAVGESMGGLRYITGFEDRPPVRTGISIGDSIAALWGVIGALMALRHREVNGGQGQVVDVALYEAIFAMMESMVPEFDVFGFIRERTGNIMPGITPSSIHTSADGKHVQIGANGDAIFKRFMQAIGRADLADDPTLASNDGRDLRRDELYGVIDRWANSLPLEQLMQVLTTAEVPASRIYSAEDMFNDPQYLAREMFLQAKLPDGKPFRMPGIVPKLSDTPGSTEWVGPALGEHTDILLTRLGYDAAAIAGLREAGAV